The Elusimicrobiota bacterium genome includes a region encoding these proteins:
- the holA gene encoding DNA polymerase III subunit delta: MPYITSQQFYAEIDKKMFSPVYVFAGEDSYDHDEALKALEKALAVDSLNREIFFGNESKIEEMIIAVQTLPFMGDKRLVILKNAQKLKAGDSEKISEFLKAPVASTCFVIMWTDKVGRDAKSRALFNIAEENGSIVEFKRIYDNELPQWIQRKVAQHGKKIHSEASLLLAQESGSNLLDLNNEIEKLILFVGKKTEITDEDVELVSGHTKTANLNRLAEVLESKSLESALKITEELLREGEEPIKILFRIYWIVRRFLLAKSLLEEEKAGAPEIRQALRLHNYFDRNFFQNLKKFSLNSLENSIGLILQADLEIKTSARPAKLIFDELIFVLCGKAAY; encoded by the coding sequence ATGCCCTACATAACTTCTCAGCAGTTTTATGCCGAAATAGATAAAAAAATGTTTTCTCCCGTTTATGTTTTTGCCGGGGAGGATTCATATGACCATGACGAAGCACTAAAGGCTTTAGAAAAGGCCCTAGCGGTTGATTCTTTGAACAGAGAAATATTTTTCGGGAATGAATCCAAGATTGAAGAAATGATCATTGCTGTTCAAACTCTTCCTTTTATGGGAGATAAAAGGCTTGTTATACTGAAAAACGCCCAAAAATTAAAGGCAGGCGATTCTGAAAAAATATCCGAGTTTTTAAAAGCACCGGTAGCATCAACTTGTTTTGTTATTATGTGGACGGATAAAGTCGGCAGAGACGCAAAATCCAGGGCATTATTCAATATAGCTGAAGAAAACGGCTCTATAGTGGAGTTCAAAAGAATTTATGATAACGAGCTTCCGCAATGGATTCAAAGAAAAGTTGCCCAGCACGGCAAAAAAATACATTCCGAGGCTTCACTTCTTCTTGCCCAGGAATCAGGATCAAATCTTTTAGACCTAAATAACGAGATAGAAAAATTAATTTTATTTGTCGGGAAGAAAACCGAAATTACGGATGAAGATGTTGAGTTGGTAAGCGGCCACACAAAAACAGCAAATTTAAACCGGCTGGCAGAGGTTCTTGAATCAAAGAGTTTGGAATCCGCCTTAAAAATTACCGAAGAATTACTCAGAGAAGGCGAAGAACCGATAAAAATTCTTTTTAGGATTTACTGGATTGTAAGAAGATTCTTGCTTGCCAAAAGTTTACTGGAAGAAGAAAAGGCCGGAGCGCCGGAAATACGTCAGGCGCTTAGATTACATAACTATTTTGACAGGAATTTTTTTCAAAATCTTAAAAAATTCAGCTTGAATAGTCTTGAGAACTCAATCGGGCTTATTTTGCAGGCAGATCTGGAAATAAAAACTTCAGCGCGTCCCGCGAAACTGATATTTGATGAACTAATATTTGTTTTATGCGGAAAGGCTGCTTACTAA
- the lptE gene encoding LPS assembly lipoprotein LptE, with protein MLSKLYACVAMVSFLIISGCSGPYKPAPQILPQNIKKVFIKPFVNSTSQYGLEEKLKLAVIDEFIRDGRLAVVNNESEAEGSLVGEISKYILQPLTYDANMVTQQYKLWILVNVYFVDKTHNVTLWSEPNLEGIQIYYDSTLSGGMTEEEARQIIWENMARNITKRTIDGFGSVTGISEKKVPQ; from the coding sequence ATGTTAAGTAAATTGTATGCCTGTGTAGCCATGGTCTCATTTTTAATTATTTCCGGTTGTTCCGGGCCTTATAAACCGGCGCCGCAAATTCTTCCTCAGAACATCAAAAAGGTGTTTATTAAGCCGTTTGTAAACAGCACTTCTCAATACGGCCTTGAGGAGAAACTTAAACTTGCGGTAATTGATGAATTCATCAGGGACGGCCGTTTGGCAGTAGTAAATAACGAATCTGAAGCGGAAGGTTCTTTAGTAGGCGAAATATCAAAATATATTTTACAGCCTTTGACATACGATGCTAATATGGTTACTCAGCAGTATAAATTGTGGATATTGGTCAATGTCTATTTTGTTGATAAAACACATAATGTAACATTATGGTCTGAACCGAATCTTGAAGGCATCCAAATTTATTATGATTCAACGCTTTCCGGCGGAATGACGGAAGAAGAAGCAAGGCAAATAATTTGGGAAAATATGGCCAGAAACATTACAAAAAGAACGATTGATGGTTTTGGATCGGTTACCGGAATATCGGAAAAGAAAGTCCCTCAATAA